The Streptomyces sp. RKND-216 genome contains a region encoding:
- a CDS encoding RRQRL motif-containing zinc-binding protein: MPRFSIRYDDPDGDRYGKPTFGWRTAPEGLATKRQLRARGLRPGGQPAAAQLGWRSGGEDKFAALYRIDQAKPVRPMTPAKWAAITAALRARRVCPDCGREQDYQIPRRFGACNDCYTTAA; the protein is encoded by the coding sequence ATGCCCCGCTTCAGCATCCGCTACGACGACCCGGACGGGGACCGGTACGGCAAGCCGACGTTCGGCTGGCGTACCGCCCCCGAAGGGCTCGCCACGAAGCGCCAGCTGCGGGCCCGCGGCCTGCGCCCCGGCGGACAGCCGGCCGCCGCACAACTCGGCTGGCGCTCCGGCGGCGAGGACAAGTTCGCCGCCCTGTACCGCATCGACCAGGCCAAGCCCGTCCGCCCGATGACCCCGGCGAAGTGGGCCGCGATCACCGCGGCGCTGCGCGCCCGCCGCGTCTGCCCGGACTGCGGGCGCGAGCAGGACTACCAGATCCCGCGCCGGTTCGGCGCCTGCAACGACTGCTACACCACCGCCGCCTGA